A section of the Acidobacterium capsulatum ATCC 51196 genome encodes:
- a CDS encoding DUF1810 domain-containing protein — protein MIDETYRLQRFVEAQESVYAQVCAELRAGHKKSHWMWFIFPQLRGLGHSAMADRFAISDLGEARAYLAHPVLGSRLRECMRMVMDIQGKRVEEIFGYPDDLKFRSSMTLFAQAAPEEVIFQRMLERFFDGRPDERTLSLLGCADGQTD, from the coding sequence ATGATAGATGAGACTTATCGGCTGCAGCGATTTGTGGAGGCGCAGGAGTCTGTGTATGCGCAGGTTTGCGCGGAGCTGCGTGCGGGGCACAAGAAGAGTCATTGGATGTGGTTTATATTTCCGCAACTTCGCGGGCTGGGGCATAGCGCGATGGCTGATCGGTTTGCGATCTCAGACCTGGGAGAGGCGCGAGCGTATCTGGCGCATCCGGTGCTGGGGTCACGGCTGCGGGAGTGTATGCGGATGGTGATGGATATCCAGGGAAAGAGGGTGGAGGAGATTTTTGGGTATCCGGATGACCTGAAGTTCCGGTCATCGATGACGCTGTTTGCCCAGGCTGCGCCGGAAGAAGTGATCTTCCAGCGCATGCTGGAGCGCTTTTTTGATGGCCGACCGGATGAGCGTACGTTGTCGCTGCTGGGTTGCGCGGACGGCCAGACCGACTAG
- a CDS encoding capsule assembly Wzi family protein, whose product MRLFPRIFAAGVFAGVAASTLWAAPARPMGQSVMPSPYVTNTEGSTFVPMDSWMYPALDRLHSLGYLDTAFMGIRPWTRLQIAQMLEETAQRLALNGDKDTQAIEIYEALWNTVEPDVEHPTTLTQPSTELDSAYQQFRGIGGTPLRDSYHLGQTIINDYGRPYESGFNDYTGFSTRSEAGRWTLYFRGEYQHAPSAAGYSESLASYLSNTVDSIPYDPNIRYDTIPAGPIPAANDFRILEANVGFHWIGNEFSLGKMDHWLGPDQGASMSWSNNAEDIYAFQINDVDPFRIPLVSRITGPFRYEFFVGSLKGHTDPNSPWVHMEKLSFKPTRNLEMGFARTVIWGGAGHEPVTLGTFWQSFKSFQNVYGTKLTNKDPGARFSNFDFNYRLPFLRKWVTLYADSLVHDDVSPVDSPRRAAIAPGIYLSHFPGLPKLDLRVEADSTDPVSNHVQSGQFMEYETVQRQGNTNKGFVYGDWIGRENKGGQAWVTYHLSPEEDVQFMYRRDKASKAFFEGGSTQNDFKFSVVKRIHRDIEVRGYLQYEDWKIPIYKPGQQSDTTGMVQITWIPRYKKLF is encoded by the coding sequence GTGAGACTGTTTCCGCGCATTTTTGCAGCCGGCGTGTTCGCCGGCGTTGCCGCATCCACGCTATGGGCGGCCCCGGCGAGGCCGATGGGCCAGTCGGTGATGCCCTCCCCTTATGTGACCAATACGGAAGGCTCGACGTTTGTGCCGATGGATAGCTGGATGTATCCGGCGCTGGACCGGCTGCATTCGCTGGGCTATCTGGATACGGCTTTCATGGGCATTCGGCCCTGGACGCGGCTGCAGATTGCTCAGATGCTCGAAGAGACGGCGCAGCGGCTGGCGCTGAACGGCGACAAGGACACGCAGGCGATCGAGATTTATGAGGCACTGTGGAATACCGTGGAGCCGGACGTGGAGCATCCCACGACGCTCACGCAGCCCTCGACCGAATTGGACAGCGCGTATCAGCAGTTTCGCGGCATCGGCGGCACTCCGCTGAGAGACAGCTATCATCTGGGCCAGACGATCATCAACGATTATGGGCGGCCCTACGAGTCAGGATTTAACGACTACACGGGCTTCAGCACGCGCAGCGAAGCGGGACGATGGACGCTCTACTTCCGCGGGGAGTACCAGCATGCGCCGAGCGCGGCTGGGTATTCCGAAAGCCTTGCTTCGTACTTGTCGAATACGGTTGACTCGATTCCCTACGATCCGAATATCCGCTATGACACGATTCCTGCAGGACCGATTCCGGCAGCGAACGACTTCAGAATTCTGGAGGCGAATGTCGGGTTTCACTGGATAGGAAATGAGTTTTCGCTGGGCAAGATGGACCACTGGCTTGGCCCCGATCAGGGTGCGTCCATGTCATGGAGCAACAATGCCGAGGACATCTACGCCTTCCAGATCAATGATGTCGATCCCTTCCGGATTCCTCTGGTGTCGCGCATCACGGGGCCATTCCGCTACGAGTTTTTTGTGGGAAGTTTGAAGGGCCATACGGATCCGAATTCGCCCTGGGTCCATATGGAGAAGCTGAGCTTCAAGCCGACGCGCAACCTGGAAATGGGTTTTGCCCGCACGGTGATCTGGGGCGGCGCGGGACATGAGCCGGTCACGCTGGGCACCTTCTGGCAGAGCTTCAAGAGCTTTCAGAATGTGTACGGGACCAAGTTGACGAACAAGGACCCGGGCGCGCGCTTCAGCAACTTTGATTTCAATTACCGGCTGCCGTTCCTGCGCAAATGGGTGACGCTGTATGCCGATTCGCTGGTACATGACGATGTGAGCCCGGTGGATTCCCCCCGCCGCGCCGCCATTGCGCCCGGGATTTATCTGTCGCATTTCCCCGGGCTGCCGAAGCTGGATCTGCGCGTGGAAGCGGACTCGACCGACCCGGTGAGCAACCATGTGCAGAGCGGCCAGTTCATGGAATATGAGACTGTACAGAGGCAAGGCAATACCAACAAGGGCTTTGTGTATGGCGACTGGATTGGACGCGAAAACAAGGGCGGCCAGGCGTGGGTGACTTATCACCTTTCGCCCGAAGAAGATGTGCAGTTCATGTACCGCCGGGACAAGGCCAGCAAGGCATTCTTTGAGGGCGGATCGACGCAGAACGACTTCAAGTTTTCGGTGGTGAAGCGCATTCATCGCGACATTGAAGTGCGCGGCTATCTGCAGTATGAGGACTGGAAGATTCCGATCTACAAGCCTGGCCAGCAGAGCGATACGACGGGGATGGTGCAGATCACGTGGATTCCCCGGTACAAGAAGCTCTTCTGA
- the aceE gene encoding pyruvate dehydrogenase (acetyl-transferring), homodimeric type encodes MTTKTPVPVMNDFTQEVSEWIEAFDDVVVAEGPDQGAQLLDALRQRAREAGIAAPSQITTPYMNTIPQHEEVPYPGNRALEERVEALIRWNAMAMVHGQNKKDDGIGGHIATYSSLATLLEVGFNHFFHASYGDQPGDFIYFQGHASPGVYARAYLEGRFEDENLLNFRHELRDKPGLSSYPHPWLMPNFWRFPTVSMGIGPLNAIYQARFMRYLENRKLIEKTPRKVWAFVGDGETDEVDTLGAIGLATREKLDNLVFVINCNLQRLDGPVRGNKRIVDELEGIFHGAGWNVIKVLWGSDWDRLFERDHTGLLLKRMEECVDGDFQAYKAKGGAYLREHFFGKYPELLELVKDMSDDELANLHRGGHDPVKVYNAYKRALEHQGGPTVILAKTVKGYGIGTTQSRNAAHQEKKLTDDALAGFVKRFNISVPEELVKQTKPYRPAKDSEELAYMHARREELGGYLPHRNAPQIEFKTPGLDYFGEWTGGSRGREVSTTMGFVSILRHLLKDSQIGKLIVPIVPDEGRTFGLESAIRQVGIYASEGQKYTPHDQDMLLYYREEKDGQILEEGITEAGSMASFTAAGTAYANYKVPAIPFYMYYSMFGFQRVGDMVWAFADSRGKGFLMGGTAGRTTMLGEGLQHQDGHSHVLSSTVPTCVSYDPAYVYEMAVILRDGLRRMYENNENVFYYITMYNEDYAMPAMPDGVEEGILRGLYKVSPAAKGKAVAQLFGSGPILREALRAQQILAEKYGVQTDVWSVTSYTELRRDALAVERWNRLHPADAEKTPYLLEALKGTKGPIIAASDYMKVVPDQLAPWLPTRLISLGTDGFGRSDNREHLRSHFEVNAESIATATLSRLAREGKFDAKEAQKAFADLGVDTEKGDPARA; translated from the coding sequence ATGACGACGAAGACACCCGTACCCGTAATGAACGACTTCACCCAGGAAGTCTCCGAGTGGATTGAGGCCTTTGACGATGTAGTGGTCGCCGAGGGTCCCGATCAGGGCGCACAACTGCTGGATGCTCTGCGGCAGCGTGCGCGTGAAGCCGGCATTGCCGCTCCCAGCCAGATCACGACTCCGTACATGAACACGATTCCTCAGCATGAGGAAGTGCCTTACCCGGGCAACCGCGCGCTTGAGGAGCGCGTGGAAGCGCTGATTCGCTGGAACGCGATGGCGATGGTGCATGGGCAGAACAAGAAGGACGATGGCATCGGCGGGCACATTGCCACGTATTCTTCACTGGCGACGCTGCTGGAAGTGGGCTTCAATCATTTCTTCCACGCGAGCTATGGGGACCAGCCGGGTGACTTCATCTATTTTCAGGGCCATGCGTCGCCGGGTGTGTATGCGCGCGCGTATCTCGAAGGCCGCTTTGAGGATGAGAACCTGCTGAACTTCCGCCATGAACTGCGCGACAAGCCGGGCCTGTCTTCGTATCCGCACCCGTGGCTGATGCCGAACTTCTGGCGCTTCCCTACGGTGTCAATGGGCATTGGTCCGCTGAATGCGATCTATCAGGCGCGCTTTATGCGGTACCTGGAAAACCGCAAGCTGATTGAGAAAACGCCGCGCAAGGTGTGGGCGTTTGTGGGCGACGGCGAGACGGACGAAGTGGATACGCTCGGCGCGATTGGACTTGCGACACGCGAGAAGCTCGACAACCTGGTGTTTGTGATCAACTGCAACCTGCAGCGGCTGGATGGCCCGGTGCGCGGCAACAAGCGCATTGTGGATGAGCTGGAAGGCATCTTCCACGGCGCGGGCTGGAATGTGATCAAGGTATTGTGGGGCTCGGACTGGGACCGCCTGTTTGAGCGCGACCACACGGGCCTGCTACTGAAGCGCATGGAAGAGTGCGTGGATGGCGACTTCCAGGCCTACAAGGCGAAGGGCGGCGCGTATCTGCGCGAGCACTTCTTCGGCAAGTATCCAGAGCTGCTGGAACTGGTGAAGGATATGTCAGACGACGAGCTGGCAAACCTGCATCGCGGCGGCCACGATCCGGTAAAGGTCTACAACGCATACAAGCGCGCGCTGGAGCATCAGGGCGGGCCGACGGTGATTCTGGCCAAGACTGTGAAGGGCTACGGCATCGGCACGACACAGTCACGCAATGCCGCTCACCAGGAAAAGAAGCTGACCGATGACGCGCTGGCGGGATTTGTGAAGCGCTTCAACATTTCCGTGCCGGAAGAGCTGGTGAAGCAGACCAAGCCTTACCGCCCCGCGAAGGACAGCGAGGAGCTGGCCTATATGCATGCACGGCGCGAGGAGCTGGGCGGCTACCTGCCGCATCGCAATGCGCCGCAGATCGAGTTCAAGACGCCGGGTCTGGATTATTTTGGCGAGTGGACGGGCGGATCGCGCGGACGCGAAGTCTCGACGACGATGGGCTTTGTGAGCATCCTGCGCCACCTGCTGAAGGACTCGCAGATCGGCAAGCTGATTGTGCCGATTGTGCCGGATGAGGGCCGCACGTTTGGGCTGGAGTCGGCGATTCGCCAGGTGGGCATTTATGCCAGCGAAGGCCAGAAGTACACGCCGCACGATCAGGACATGCTGCTCTACTACCGCGAGGAGAAGGACGGGCAGATTCTGGAAGAAGGCATCACGGAAGCCGGATCGATGGCATCGTTCACGGCGGCGGGTACGGCGTATGCGAACTACAAGGTGCCGGCGATTCCCTTCTACATGTACTACTCCATGTTCGGTTTTCAGCGTGTGGGCGACATGGTGTGGGCGTTTGCCGATTCGCGCGGCAAGGGCTTTTTGATGGGCGGCACGGCCGGGCGCACCACCATGCTGGGCGAGGGCCTGCAGCACCAGGACGGACACAGCCATGTGCTCTCAAGCACGGTGCCCACCTGCGTGAGCTATGACCCTGCCTATGTGTATGAGATGGCCGTGATTCTGCGCGATGGGCTGCGCCGCATGTATGAGAACAACGAGAACGTCTTCTACTACATCACGATGTACAACGAAGACTATGCGATGCCGGCGATGCCGGATGGCGTGGAAGAAGGCATTCTGCGCGGCCTGTACAAGGTGAGCCCGGCAGCGAAGGGCAAGGCCGTGGCGCAACTGTTCGGCAGCGGCCCGATCTTGCGCGAGGCGCTGCGGGCGCAGCAGATTCTGGCGGAGAAGTATGGCGTGCAGACCGATGTGTGGAGCGTGACCAGCTATACCGAGCTGCGCCGCGATGCGCTGGCGGTGGAGCGCTGGAACCGGCTGCATCCGGCCGATGCGGAGAAGACGCCGTACCTGCTGGAAGCACTGAAGGGCACGAAGGGACCAATCATCGCGGCGAGCGATTATATGAAGGTGGTCCCGGACCAACTGGCTCCGTGGCTGCCGACGCGGCTGATCTCGCTGGGCACGGATGGCTTCGGGCGCAGCGACAACCGCGAGCATCTGCGCAGCCACTTTGAGGTGAATGCCGAGTCGATTGCCACGGCCACTCTTTCGCGGCTGGCCCGCGAGGGCAAGTTCGACGCCAAGGAAGCGCAGAAGGCTTTTGCCGACCTTGGAGTGGATACGGAAAAGGGCGATCCGGCGCGGGCATAA
- a CDS encoding thiamine pyrophosphate-dependent enzyme gives MSQTAILNPESAADADVAGKHGAPLISNARLLELYAAMVRLAAREPRAQGRYEAVFAAMLAGIEAIDRITVTVPGPAAQLIENSATPLLPQPIEAPLSIATGIALTQQLQHPGAVVLAFATPDRLVPEAFREALRFAARHRLPILYVLLPSPRKLTGEDAFDWSGEAAIEGVISVPVDAHDVVALYRVAFEMMQRAREGTGPTLIDCKDIRLEKGDGNAIARMEAHLARKGLLEAGHRARITEEFLQAAGRVSRTPARRAKHTTFSA, from the coding sequence ATGAGCCAAACTGCTATTTTGAACCCGGAATCGGCCGCCGACGCCGACGTTGCAGGCAAGCACGGCGCGCCGCTGATCAGCAATGCGCGGCTCCTGGAACTGTATGCGGCGATGGTGCGGCTGGCGGCGCGGGAGCCGCGAGCGCAGGGCCGCTACGAGGCCGTATTCGCGGCCATGCTGGCGGGAATTGAGGCAATTGACCGCATTACGGTCACTGTTCCCGGACCGGCCGCGCAACTAATTGAGAACTCCGCCACTCCCCTTCTGCCCCAGCCCATCGAAGCTCCCCTCTCCATCGCTACCGGCATCGCCCTGACGCAGCAACTGCAGCACCCGGGTGCGGTGGTGCTGGCCTTTGCGACGCCGGACCGGCTGGTTCCGGAGGCGTTTCGCGAGGCGCTGCGGTTTGCGGCGCGGCATAGGCTGCCGATTCTGTATGTGCTACTGCCCTCGCCGCGCAAGCTGACCGGGGAGGATGCCTTTGACTGGAGCGGCGAGGCCGCGATCGAGGGTGTGATCAGCGTTCCGGTAGATGCGCATGATGTGGTGGCCCTGTACCGGGTGGCGTTTGAGATGATGCAGAGGGCGCGCGAGGGCACCGGCCCGACGCTGATTGACTGCAAGGACATTCGTTTGGAAAAGGGCGATGGGAATGCGATCGCCCGCATGGAAGCACATCTGGCGCGCAAGGGACTGCTCGAAGCCGGGCACCGGGCGCGCATCACTGAAGAGTTTTTGCAAGCGGCCGGACGGGTTTCCCGCACGCCGGCGCGCCGCGCGAAGCACACGACATTTTCTGCATAA
- the argJ gene encoding bifunctional glutamate N-acetyltransferase/amino-acid acetyltransferase ArgJ — MTNDNLLLSADALPGGFQFAAVTAGIKASGKPDFALVIAEAPASAAALYTANRVQAAPLVVDREHMARSGGRVRVVAVNSGNANCATGEAGLRAAREVCSAAAATFGCEEHEVFPSSTGIIGVPLPAEILVRALPAAREQAQATAEQFSAFARAILTTDTKPKVATATCTIGGKTVRIAGACKGAGMIGPQLVPHATMLAYVFTDAVMEPAVLDGYLRGAVEQSFNSVSIDGDTSTNDTVLLLASSTADARVEAGVEAFGAALNAVCLSLAKQIVDDGEGVTHVVELQIEGAASDADARAIAKTIAHSPLVKTAWAGNDPNWGRLMAAIGYSGVAIVPEKVGIWFGEHEICRYGGRSPLYDEAAAHAYLKQREFSIRIVLGMGDGKCRFWTTDLTSEYVHINADYST, encoded by the coding sequence ATGACCAACGATAACCTGCTTCTCTCTGCCGATGCCCTTCCGGGCGGATTTCAATTTGCCGCCGTGACGGCGGGAATCAAAGCCAGCGGCAAGCCTGACTTTGCACTGGTGATTGCGGAAGCACCTGCGTCCGCTGCGGCGCTGTATACGGCGAATCGCGTGCAGGCCGCTCCCCTGGTGGTGGACCGCGAGCACATGGCCCGGAGCGGCGGCCGCGTGCGGGTGGTGGCCGTGAACTCAGGCAACGCGAACTGCGCGACCGGCGAGGCTGGACTGCGGGCGGCGCGGGAGGTGTGCTCCGCCGCGGCGGCGACGTTTGGCTGCGAAGAGCACGAGGTCTTCCCTTCCTCGACGGGCATTATCGGAGTGCCGCTGCCGGCGGAGATTCTGGTGCGGGCTCTGCCTGCTGCGCGCGAACAGGCGCAGGCGACGGCGGAACAGTTCTCGGCCTTTGCGCGGGCGATTCTGACGACGGATACGAAGCCGAAGGTGGCCACGGCCACCTGCACGATCGGCGGCAAGACGGTGCGGATTGCCGGGGCGTGCAAGGGCGCGGGCATGATCGGTCCGCAACTGGTGCCGCATGCGACGATGCTGGCGTACGTGTTCACCGATGCGGTGATGGAGCCGGCGGTACTGGACGGGTATCTGCGGGGCGCGGTGGAGCAGAGCTTCAACTCGGTGTCGATTGACGGCGATACCTCGACCAATGACACGGTGCTGCTGCTGGCCTCAAGCACGGCGGACGCGCGTGTAGAGGCCGGAGTGGAGGCCTTTGGCGCGGCGCTGAACGCGGTGTGCCTCTCACTGGCGAAGCAGATTGTGGATGACGGCGAAGGCGTGACGCACGTGGTGGAGCTGCAGATTGAAGGCGCGGCGAGCGATGCCGATGCGCGGGCGATTGCAAAGACCATCGCGCATTCGCCGCTGGTGAAGACGGCTTGGGCGGGCAATGATCCGAACTGGGGAAGGCTGATGGCAGCGATTGGCTACTCCGGTGTGGCGATTGTGCCGGAGAAGGTCGGCATCTGGTTTGGTGAGCATGAAATCTGCCGTTACGGCGGACGTTCGCCGCTGTATGACGAGGCGGCGGCGCATGCTTACCTGAAGCAGCGCGAGTTCTCGATCAGAATTGTGCTGGGAATGGGCGATGGAAAGTGCCGTTTCTGGACGACGGATCTGACGAGCGAGTACGTACACATCAACGCGGATTATTCGACGTAA
- a CDS encoding ABC transporter ATP-binding protein gives MSAEPHSPEAPSAASGSTAFTSQVAAPQTTLFLEMQHVDVARGENIVLHDVSLRIARGEQMVILGPNGCGKSTLIKTITRECYPIPKDGSCMRLFGYDRWVVSELRQYLGVVEQTLPSERTPTTRGRDVVIAGLLGTATLWPHQTVTAEMRERADTALGLLDAHHLAEKLVGRMSAGEQRRVLIARALVHAPEMLLLDEPSNALDMAAQQELREVLRSIAGMGIGILMVTHHLGDILPEMDRVLMLRAGRIYADAPKHDLITPQIMADLFGAQVEIVERNGYLHAW, from the coding sequence ATGAGCGCAGAGCCCCATTCCCCCGAGGCACCCTCCGCCGCCAGCGGCAGCACAGCTTTCACCTCACAGGTGGCTGCGCCCCAGACCACGCTTTTTCTTGAAATGCAGCACGTCGATGTCGCCCGCGGCGAAAACATCGTTCTCCATGACGTTTCGCTGCGCATCGCACGTGGCGAGCAGATGGTCATCCTCGGGCCCAACGGCTGCGGCAAATCCACGCTCATCAAGACCATCACGCGCGAGTGCTACCCCATCCCAAAGGATGGCTCCTGCATGCGCCTCTTCGGCTATGACCGCTGGGTCGTCTCCGAGCTGCGCCAATATCTCGGCGTCGTCGAGCAAACGCTTCCTTCCGAACGAACGCCCACCACGCGCGGCCGCGACGTCGTCATCGCCGGCCTGCTGGGCACCGCCACCCTCTGGCCCCACCAGACTGTCACCGCCGAAATGCGCGAACGGGCCGACACCGCTCTCGGCCTCCTGGACGCGCATCACCTTGCAGAAAAGCTTGTCGGCCGCATGTCCGCCGGCGAGCAGCGCCGCGTCCTTATCGCCCGCGCACTCGTCCATGCGCCAGAAATGCTTCTCCTCGACGAGCCTTCCAACGCCCTCGACATGGCCGCACAACAGGAGCTGCGTGAAGTCCTCCGCTCCATCGCCGGCATGGGCATTGGCATCCTGATGGTCACCCACCACCTCGGCGACATCCTCCCCGAGATGGATCGCGTGCTCATGCTCCGCGCCGGCCGCATCTACGCCGACGCCCCCAAGCATGACCTCATCACACCCCAGATCATGGCCGATCTCTTCGGCGCACAGGTCGAGATCGTCGAGCGCAACGGCTACCTGCACGCCTGGTAG